From the genome of Podospora bellae-mahoneyi strain CBS 112042 chromosome 2, whole genome shotgun sequence:
CTCAAAACAAATAAGTGTGTGCGAACCGCTTAGTCGCCATGCTTAGTCGTCCTGCGGtgcctccatcatcaactgcGGACCCGCCTGCCAGCCGCAGTCAAGCCGTAGAAGGCCCGGAGGGTTCCCAAGGTATCTGTCGAGACATTGCGGCTCTGGAAGAGTGTTCACAAGAAACAGTGGCTCTTGGAGTCCAGCtcttggtggaggtggcaGAGTACATTGTGACTGACGAAAGGTTCGTCAACGCAGTCCATATATTTGACTCGTTACTATCAACCTGTTGATCAGAGTTGCGGACTGTAGAGTGGCGCTGGGAGCGGCTGCACAAGACTTGTTCGCCACCTACCTCACATACAAACTACCTTATGGAGACAACAAAAGGACCAACAAGGACCCGCTGCTCCATTTTCTAGAAGAGTTCACTTTCTGCTCTTTTGGGTGTTTGGCCTTCAGCTGAAGACACAGTCTTCGTGAACCTGAGCACGGTGGAGAGCAGGAGAGACATGTTGCCCACCGCAGACAGCAATTCAGGGAACTAGGGCTGTTCTGTACATTGAAAGTGACAATATCACGAGGATTAGAGTGTTTCTATCATGTATATGAGTAGAGTCTTCTATTGCTATCCAATATCAACAGTTGAGGTGGCTCGTGCGTTCAGGGGCTGCTTTGCCCCTGAGCTGTTTGCCACCACCCGGACCATCACCATGTAAACAAACGTCAATCTTCACATTTGCCTCCGAAATATAGACAAACTGGCATATTTGACTCTTCACAATGCAGTTTAGGTTCATTAATGCCACAAGCGTACCCTCTTTCGTCTTCATGTTCAGTCCTGGAAAACACTCTCCAAGCACACAAAGTGCTGACATGCACAACAAGTGACACCCGTCATTGAAGATGACAAATGTCCGAGTGTGATGTTGTTCAGATCTGTCTTTAAGCCGCAAGCCATGTAAGAACCTAACCATAACGGTGGTAACGTGTTCTCGTAGCCGCTGGCACAAGGTCCAGACATGGCCGTTTTCGGGGGTAAAGCGGTGTCTCAACCATGAAGAGGCAATGCAAGTGTTTACAACAAGCGGCACAGGAACTCGCGATACAACACTGAGCTATTCTCTGGAGAACTCTGGAGAGGTCCACGTTGGGCGGGATCATGCTGACTGAATGCGACCTTGAGCCCTTCTTTGGCTTCCAAGAAGCGTTACACAGACCCAGCGGCTACAACTATATCCTACCCTCGCCGTCCCTGAACATATAGCTCAACAAAATTAACTCCCCAAAGTACCTTTCTCGTTTCCATTCCTCTTTGTTCCAGAATTTACAAAGGACAAGTGATGAAGTTGGCCCTTGATTCTGGCTCTGATTGGCGCTGACGCGTATCACCGTATCCATCGTATAAGCAGGCAAAATAGCGCGGTGACCCCTTGTACATCAACAGCGTCTGGTCTCAAACTCGCTTCCTCTGGAAATGACACTCATCCCTGATCCGATCGGATTTGCCAGAGGTGATCACCAAACAGAAACACCAAGCTGAAATGGCCCCCATGGGCCATGGTCAGCCCCGAAGTCTTGCAATCAGATGCTACGGTACAGATCAGGAAGCTTGCTCCGGAGCTGAAAAGGCGCTGTCGATCACCAGAAGCAGCACATGTTTGGAACCAGTCTCCCGGGGCCCTTTTGTCAGTTGCACTGCACCACCTAGCACTGATAAGCTACCTAACACGGGCAACGACAAAAATATCATAATGTCGCGGCaaacaccacaacctcacaccGAGGAGATACTGAGCACAAATGTCAGGTCAGTGTCTTCAGCTGGGCAAGCCTTCAAAGGTCCAGACCTCCTGTCTTATACTCTCACCTTGGATCATGATCTGTTCGTCATGCCACTCCTTCAGTCACAGGTCCAGACATGTCACGGTAGAAGCCACTCAATTTCCAATGGCGACAACGAAGAAAAGCCGTGCCACGGACGCCGCCATGATTCAAAGGGCTCTTTTCCACACCATACTGTTAGGTGGTCTCTGGGAACTCCACTGCAACGTTAATCGCGTGGCGTTCTGTCAGACGCTTTGCTCCAGTCTTCACGACTCAACGGAAAGACGAAAATACGCTGCGCCGTCCGTGCCATGACAACCGAGAAGGAAGGCACCTTACAGCTGATACGCGcaccccaccatctcacGGGTAGTCACCTCCCCCTTGTCTGTCTGAAGGATCATCTACATGGAAttccaacccaccaccaaacacaaGTTCCGTCACCTCATCAAAAAAGTCTTGAAATTCCAAAACTCGAGAAATACAATTGACTAGCATCATTTTTTCCAAAATAGCAAAgcgaggaggaaaaaaaaaaaagaaaaagaggcgTGACCTGACTTTCTCCTTGGCTGGGCATAATCCATCGCTAACTAACCCCAACTTTCTCGCCGATTTTCCTGTTTGGGAATGTAGACCCTTGTACGCCCTCTCTCtcgcctttttcttcttttcttcttgtttgtcttttttcccaCGAGCGGTTTGTCACGGCCACCCCCGCAATTGCCTTCCCACCCAACTGCCTGAAATAATCCCAGCAAAcaattttcttttctggcaTTGCTTCTTTTCCATCTCGAACCGGCCGGCGTAGAGAAACATTGTGAGTGGTCAAATCCTCGACCGGCGAAGCGGGCATGTGTGCCGAGCTGCAGGATACGTATAAGCCGAACCGACACGAGAGGAACTGACATGGTCAGgcacacacagacacacacacacacacacatatataTGCAGGAGACAGATCGACGGGCGGGCAGGTTCCTTCAGCTGCGAGCACGTCGGTCGGTAAGGTAGGCAGGGCTTGTGTTGCACCTCGACGAGGGAGAAAGGCCCTGAAATACTGCGTCTGTATGTAGTGTACAGGTAGGTAGATGGCTGCTTTCGCTAGGCAGCCGTTCAAATGTCTGACAATGACACCAGTCGCCATTAAGCAAAGGGTAACTTATCTTGCATCCATCGTGGACTTTTGTTTTTCTAAATACTTAGCCTGCAGATTCCAAATCATGTCATCCTTACCACCTGAGCCACCAGAGTAGAATTTCCAAAAGCCAAAGAGGGTAACCGGAAAAGAATGCCTTGGCTGAGCGCCACTACACTACTCCCCACAACcgatcatcatcaaagatgTTTGGATCTAGAAAAAACAACCGGTTGATCGATAGCTTCGAACACTGCAAGGAGGCGCAGTGACTGTGTGGCATGGACATACTGTGCAGGTAGACAGATGGATACAACCTACGTGTAGCTCAAGTCCACTTTCTTCCACCGctacctccatctccatcatcaatcaacatcaccacGCACAAAAATGTAACCCATTCTCCCTCGTTCCCAATTCCAGTTACCCCCTTCGGTAATTAATTCGTCCTTTTCCCTCCAGATCTCCCTCCAGATCTTCCCCACTCCCGGGCGCTCGCTCACCAGCCGGCCCCCGGCCCCCAATGTCACCGGTAACTCAATCCTGACACCGAGAAGACCGACTgacaacacacacaaaagACACCACTTTTTGCACAACATTCATATAATTTTTATTACAGATCTGATGGGTGCATAATACACGACAGGAAAATAAGGCAATGCCCAAGACATACACCACCTTGGTTGTAACAAAAGTTTCTAGGCAGGCAAGATGCACCCGTCCGTCTCTGCGTGGGATTTTTACcattttgtgtgtgtgtgtgtgtgtgtaagGAGGCAACCGTTTGCAtaaggggatggatggacgTCTTGGGCATTTTTCCATTCTGGAAAATCACCTGATTTGACAATCCCATTCTCTGCAAGGAAATCAACTACAgtatgatgatggctggAGAGAATATGTTAAATGTTGACAAGAAACTGCATTAAAACTAAACAACTAATCAACTAAAAAGGAAACTATCGGCCGTTACAGAGTGAAAAtcatggaaaaaaaaaaaaaaaaaaaagagaatgaaaaagaaaataaatgaaaaaagaagggggtATTCCTTATTCCTTTGCCCACGCTGCCAAATGTTCCAAATCAATCCATCTATCCCATCCCATACCATTCCATACCAACCCATCATGTCGTGAATTGCAGGAGATAtatcaaagaaaaaaaaaaggtatcCAAATAGTCATAAATCATACCCAACTCTCAtttactcctcctccccctcagcatcaacatccccctccgcatcctcctcctcccccctcccactaaccacaatctcctccctcacccccctccctttttgTCCCTGTCCCCCCCTAACCTGCCCGTTCCCGCCACCCCCCTGcctctccaacaccttcctcaactcccacctccccccccgtcccccccgTTCAATAATCCCCACCTCCCTACTCCTAGCCCACTCAACCAAgctcccatcctcatcccccccaaacctgacctgcccctccctccccaacgcCGCCCCCTCCAGATGCTTAGCCACATGCTCCATCCTCTGATCCCACGCCTCCGGGCCCCTAAACTCCCCCACCTTACACCCCTTGACAGGACACCTCATAACCTCAGGCAGCTtacacctctccctcttccccctctcctgcagctccctcaacctcacctcccacccggccatctcttccttctcccccggcgtcaacaccccccctttATTCGCCCTCCCAGCACAAAGTTTCTTCGCCCCAGCAGGCATGTGCATCCTCTTCAGGTGCTGGGTGTACAAATCCTTGCGATTGAAAATCGCCCCATTCGGCAGACGACAGCCGCCATTGTTCGTCTTGGCGCACACACCCTCTGTGCAGAGCCAGTAgtccagcagcaggtgcTGCGTGATGACGTGACGCTTCCATTCGTTCTTGGCCGCAAAGGTCGCTTCGCAGCCGGCAAAGTGGAACACGCAAGTGAAGGGGCGGGTGTGCTGCTTCTTGACGTGGGTATCAAAGTCGGTGCGGTCGGGAAAGTCGGTTCGGTTGCAGTCGGGGCATTTGAAGGATACCGAGGAGGGAGCCAAATGGTTGATCCGGCgtggggagggtttggggagccgctgctgcttgggcggttgttgttgttgttgttgttgttgttgaggctGGGGGTGCCAGGCTTGGGTTGGGATGCAttgttgttggatgatgggagcgggatggttgttgttgttgagtttgGTTTTCTTGGCAGGGCGGTGCTCGTCTTCAGAGCCAGAGTCGGAGtggcgtttgggggttggggggagggaagacTCCTCGGAAGAGGAGTCGCTGTCGTGGTCGAGCTCCCGCTTAAGGGGAGAAGAGTAAGAAGTAGAAGCCTggatctcctccttgatcaTGGGCATGTCCTCGGCCGGACTGGCAAGACGAATAAAGTCGGAGCCGACGGTGTTTTGGTTGGTGCTCATGTCGCACTGGGTGGGTGTGTAGCTCGGCTCAAAGAACATGCCCTGGCTGTAGTCcatgtcgttgtcgttgtagAGCGAGTTCATGCCGCCGTCAGTCCAGGCCCCGTAGCTCGGCATCATGCCCGAGCCCGTGAACCTGATGATGGCGTCGTGAGTGCTCGAGAAGTCGTCAAACTGCCCTGGCGTGGGTGAGAAGACAGATGGGACCTCAGGGGGGGTCGTGGGATGCTCGTAGTAAGATTCAGTCTCAGCACCGGGACTCGGGGCGCTGCCCGAGGCGGAGGACGGCTCGTGGGAAGACATGGGACTGGCGAATCGTTGTTGCGTCGGTGGTGGAATAGCGGAAACGCCCATGCTCGTAAAGTATGTCTTGGAGTGGGTGTCGTTCAGGAACCGCTGAGTGGTGGCGGAGAGGATAGGGTCGATGTAAAGGTTATCCTCAGTCTGTGTCGCAGCCAAGTCTTGGATAGGAACGTCAATGTTCGCATATCCAAAGCTCGAAGTGCTGCTGAAGATGGTTGAGAAGTGGCCAGCCATCTTGAatggtgatgaaggaaaGAGAGGTGGTCGATGTTGGGGCAGAAAGCGTCAAAGACACAAACGTACGGCAAGCCAGAGCTGTATAGCCTCAAGCTTGAAGAGCCAACATGGGAGGGTGCGAGTAGTTATGTGCGGTGCTGTCTGAAGGATCCAGCAACAGAAAATGGAAATGAGGTCGGGGTGCTGGTCGAGGTATGGGTGGCACGTGAAGACGCAGTGAACAAAAGATGCAACAGTGGATCCTGGACTAGAGACCTACGCACCGTAATATAAAAAGGCGAGGGGGTCTTATGCTGCATGGCTCGATGTGGCGATGATCAAGAACAGACCACGAAGAGCGGGAGCAGCTTGGATCAAATATGAAGAAGACAAAAGGTACGAACCACATGGAGACAAGGGCAGTGACCGCGTTTCCATCTTGGTGTGCCATGTTCGGGAGAGCGCGCCAGAGCTGGCGGTTCTTTCTGCTGCTCCCCACTTGTGCCCAAGCCCACCACTTCTAAGCTCATCGCCAGAGGGGAAGGACGCTCCCCCCTTCATGGCTCGCTGCTCAGGGAGAATGCGGCTCTGCTGTGGGCCCAGGATGTACTCCTACAGCCTAAGCACAGCATCTGGGTACAAGAGGGTTCTGCCAAGTAGCCAAGGTGGTAGCGAAAAGGCCCTGGCTCACAGGAGGGGGGGCTGAGGCCAGGTTCACAGGCCACCCCTGCCCAATTTCGACCCCTGGCGGCAGGGGGGCGGACGGGGTTGGCAACAATCTCTTGAGAAGCGCTAGAAGGGTGTTGTGAACCGTCGTCTTTGAGCGCTGCGCCTCAGGCTTGCTTGCTTTCTGAACAAGAGGTGAGTTGTATACGGGACAAGTCTGAAATGTACAGCGCACAGGGTACATGATACCTACAAAGGAAGCGCGCGAGATGTCGAAACAGACGCGGGAGCTGTTTCCAGTGAGAGTTCGTTTACTTTGAATGCCCGGTTCTCCCGCCGAGCACTCTCGGGGCTTCACAGCAGAGGCCAGTCGCTCGGGTATCTGATATGTCACAAGCGGGGGCCGAGTCAATGGCGCGAACATGAACAGCAAGGTACATACCCCAGACTGCAGACTGCCCTGGAGCGCggacgggttgtgggcgAGAGCGATGGTTCGCGGACAGCTGTAGTAGCTCTTGATGATATCGACACCCTCCCACAGACACCTCCCCTGGTCGAGCAAAAtcctccccccattcccaacccGACAAGAGGAGACGGCAGATGACGGGATGACCAAATTTGAGGCTCTTTTGTGCTTTTACTTGCTTGTATTCGTCGTCCTGCTTCCCCGGACGGCGGCGTGATTCGTGGCTTCCGATGAAAGTGGCATTTACCCATTTCCGATCAGAGTGGGCGCCACAAGGTCGATTTACTTCCTGCACGAGCATGTGTCAGTCACGTCAGTcaggaaagaagaaaaagctGAAAAAATCAATTCATCATGATGTTTGGTTTGCTATGCTTGTTGGTGATTTGGGAGGTGGTCGGTGAACTTAGGATTACCGCTAAAACAGACGCTAAGAAGCTGTCCGTTTCTCCCCAGACTGAGGTGCCCCACTGGATCCAGTGAGTGGCCCAGGGACCCAGACGCTCGAATCCTTATTAacccttggccttggtggcTGTTTTCGTTTCCATCTTTCTTGGCGGGGCTTCCGTCTCTTCTTGATGCTTGAGATGAATTCTATCGTTGACAGTCGACTGTCGTGTCGTGTCCTGTCGTCTCGGGCACATCGGACATCTCGCTAGTTTCTGTCACGTTCATCAAAACAGCCCAAGCATGCAGGGCATCCAAGGGCGACAACACACTGCGATCGATTTCCTCACCAGGACATGACAGACAGCAGAcgggagagaaaaagaagggttACAACCGCGGACGTGGCAGACGTCCGGAAAAGGTGGGGTTCTACGCCCAGCTTCTGAGCATCTTCCCCTCTGGTCTCAACCATGGCCGCTCTGATTGGGCCCTTTGCGTCGCCGGTCAGAATGGAATCTCTCTTTCCCGTCTTCAAACCCAGCGCCCTGGGCTCGCCTCTGTCTTGGGCCCTGGCCCTTCCCGTCCCTCTCTGATATGCCGTCGTTCGTCAACAAAtcacacctccaccgccatTTCAACCTCAGAGTAAGGTGATATTGTAATTTCTGATGCAAAAGACTTCACATCTGGAGAGTCACATGTTTCTGCGCCGGCCAGTGATTAGCAGAAATCTCTGTCGGGGCCAGTCTTCCCCTGCCCGCCCGCCGTCCTCCCGCAGCTTTCGCCTCCTCGCTCTTGTCTTCAACTCGtcccggcggcagcagcgtGGCTGTCAGACTTGTCGCGGGCCCGGGGGATCGACGGCCAATCAGCATGACACCCCAGAGAGCAAGCAAGTCAAGCAACAAGCAAAGCCTATTCTCGACTTGGGGGCCAGAAATCTTGGGAAGGACCCAGCCCCACGGTCAGAGACCGCCCTA
Proteins encoded in this window:
- a CDS encoding hypothetical protein (EggNog:ENOG503P12J; COG:S), with the translated sequence MAGHFSTIFSSTSSFGYANIDVPIQDLAATQTEDNLYIDPILSATTQRFLNDTHSKTYFTSMGVSAIPPPTQQRFASPMSSHEPSSASGSAPSPGAETESYYEHPTTPPEVPSVFSPTPGQFDDFSSTHDAIIRFTGSGMMPSYGAWTDGGMNSLYNDNDMDYSQGMFFEPSYTPTQCDMSTNQNTVGSDFIRLASPAEDMPMIKEEIQASTSYSSPLKRELDHDSDSSSEESSLPPTPKRHSDSGSEDEHRPAKKTKLNNNNHPAPIIQQQCIPTQAWHPQPQQQQQQQQQPPKQQRLPKPSPRRINHLAPSSVSFKCPDCNRTDFPDRTDFDTHVKKQHTRPFTCVFHFAGCEATFAAKNEWKRHVITQHLLLDYWLCTEGVCAKTNNGGCRLPNGAIFNRKDLYTQHLKRMHMPAGAKKLCAGRANKGGVLTPGEKEEMAGWEVRLRELQERGKRERCKLPEVMRCPVKGCKVGEFRGPEAWDQRMEHVAKHLEGAALGREGQVRFGGDEDGSLVEWARSREVGIIERGGRGGRWELRKVLERQGGGGNGQVRGGQGQKGRGVREEIVVSGRGEEEDAEGDVDAEGEEE